The genome window TTAGTAGTATTTTATTTTTAAAAGCTGAATTTATAGCAGGTTTTGATGAACAATATTATGCTTTAAGTGTAAAAGAAAAGCGTGAAGTTTTTATCAAAAAAATTAGCGCCTTGTTAGATGTTTCTTTTAAAGAAATTGAAAATGAAAAAGAATTTGTAAATATTTTTTTTAGGGAAGCTTTAAAGAGTAATTTTAGAAAGCTAAATTCTAATGCTGTGCAAAAACTATGGTCTTTAAAAGAAAAATACCGTGTTAAAAATTTATACGATCATAAAGAATACCAAATGCGTATCCAAAAGGTACCAAAGTCCTTAGCCATAGCTCAAGCTATTATTGAAAGTGCAACCGGCACTAGTCGTTTTGCTAAAGAGGCAAATAATTTATTTGGAGAATGGACTTGGGGCGAAAAAGGTTTGGTGCCAAAGGAAAGAGGCGAGGGTAAAACTCACAAAATTCGTATATTTGATAACTTGCAAGAAAGTGTGGATTCATATTTGCTTAATTTAAATCGTCATGATGCTTATAAAGAATTTAGAGCTTGGCGGTGGAACACTATAAGTGAAAATAAAAAACTTGATGGCAAAGAAGCAGCAAGTCATTTAGAAAAATATTCAGAGATTAAAAGTAATTATACCAAGCTTATTATTTCTATTATAGAGCAACACAATCTTGATGAGTTGGATTAATTTCCTAAAGCCCACTCATCAAAAGGTAAAATCATCACGCGCACTCCTTCAATGAAAAACTCATCTCTTTGTGAAAGCGTGATGATGTAAATAGTCGAAAGTGCGAGTTGGTTTTTGCTAAGGATTTTTTTGACTTTTAAGCTAAGTAAATCTTTGTCTTTAAAGGGCGAGCATAAAAATGCATTTTTAAGACTTGGTAAGTAAAAATCAAAATGCTTAGTATAAAAAATTTCTTGCTTAAATTTAAATAACTCACTTAAAATCAAATTTTCAAACAATGCGCTAAAGTCTTTTTGTATGCTTAGAGAATTTTTTAGTGAAAAATCCCAAAAATATACTTTTTTTAAATTTTTTTCAAGATTTTTAACAAAATACAAAGTGTAGTTTGATTCTAGTTTTTCTATGCTTTTATATAAGGTATCTTTTGAAATTTTTATGTTATTTTTTAGGGTTTTTAATAGCTCATTAACGCTAAATTCACCCCCAAGCTCTAGGGCAATTTGTTTGAGTATGGTAAGTTCTAATGGGCTATAAAAGCTTTTTAAGTATGATGAGTTTGTGTTAAAGTTGTGATTTAAAATCACATTACGTCCTGTGTGTAAAAAATAACTTACCATGGTTTTGGTATCAGCATATTTTTTATTTAGACTTAAAAATTCTTCAAAATCTAAATAATCTAAATGAAGTTCTTCAAACTGATCTAAGCAAAAATTACTATCACAAACGCTTAATATGATTTGCAAATTAAGGTGTTTTAAACTAGCAAAGTCAAAATCATGAGTAAAGTTGCAAAGTGCTAAAAATTTAATCTGTGGATTATAAGTTAAAAACGAATTTAAATTTATTAAAGCACTTGCTTGAAATTTTAAATCATCACAATCAATAAAAAGTATATTTTCTGCTTTATATAAAGACAAAAAATTTAAAATCAAATTTTTCTTACCACTTGCAAAACCACCTTTTATGATGATATTTTTATGGGTTTGGATTTGAATTTTTCTTTCATCAAATTTTTGAAATTTTGGGTAATTATCGTAAAAAAATTGCAGCGATTTCATAGATTTCTTTAATACTAAATGGTGGAGCATAGCGGGTTCGAACCGCTGACCCCAACGCTGCCAGCGTTGTGCTCTCCCAGCTGAGCTAATGCCCCTTTAGATTTTGAAATCATACTATATTTTTTCTTAGATTTTCTTAATGTATAAAAAATCTTTTAAAATTTATAAAATTTTATTTTTATCCTTTTTAAAAGGAAAATAATTAAAAAAAATGTATAAATTTCTTGACATAGCAAAGTATGTTTTTATATAATCTCAACATCATTTTATATGGTGGTTAGATTCTTATGGGTCTAACGAGTTCTTTACAAAGGAAAAAATATGGAAAGAATCAGGCTTAAGCTAAAAGCTTATGACCACAGAGTTCTAGATCGCACAGTTGCAGCAATTGTAGAAGCTGTTAAAAGAACAGGTGCTGACATCAGAGGTCCAGTGCCAATGCCTACAAAAATCAAAAGATACACAGTTTTGAAATCTCCACACATCAATAAAGATTCACGCGAACAATTTGAGATGAGAATTCATGCTCGTATGCTTGATATTGTAGCAGCTACTCCAGATACAGTAGATTCACTCACTAAGCTTGACTTGGCTCCAGAGGTCAATGTTGAAGTAAGAGCTATGGGTAAATAAGGATAGAATATGGAATACATTGTAGAAAAAATTGGTATGAGTAGAACAATCAGCACACCAAGCATTCCTGTAACCTTACTTAAACTTGTTCAAACTAAAGTATGTGAAGTAGAAAATGGAAAAGCTTTGGTTGCTTATGTAAAAGGCAAAGCAAATAATAAATGCATTGCAGGTCAGCAAAAAAAATACAATCTTTCAGCTGAATATAATAGATTTGCTTCTTTAGAAGTAGCAAACACAGAAGCAGGCGATATTGATCTTAATCCTTTAAAAGAAGCTTCTATTTTAAAAGTAAGCTTTAATTCTAAAGGTAGAGGTTATAGTGGGGTTGTTAAAAGACACGGATTTGCCGGAGGTCCTGCAAGTCACGGTTCAAGATTCCACAGACGTCACGGATCAATCGGTAACCGCGAATGGCCAGGTCGTGTTCAACCAGGTATGAAAATGGCAGGTCATTATGGTAATGTAAAAGTTACTGTTAAAAATGAAGTAGTTTCATTTGATGAAGAAAATGGCATCTTAGTAGTAAAAGGTGCGGTACCAGGATTTAATGGTGCTATGGGTAAAATAAGGATTGCAAAATGAGTAAAGTAACTGTTTTAAATGATAAATTTGAAAAAGCTAGTGAACTCGATCTTCCAGCAAAATATGCAGAAGTTAATCCTCACAACCTTTATTTATATGTAAAATCTTATCTTGCTAGCCTTAGAGCAAACACAGCTCATACTAAAGGTAGAAGCGATGTAAGCGGTGGTGGTAAAAAACCATGGAGACAAAAAGGTCGTGGTGGTGCAAGAGCAGGTTCAACAAGAACGAATGTTTGGGTTGGTGGTGCTGTGGCATTTGGTCCTACAAACAATCGTAACTATTTCCAAAAAGTTAATAAAAAACAAAAACGCTTAGCGCTTGAAAGAGCATTGGCTGATAAAGCACAAAACAATGCATTATTCTCAGTAGATAGTTTAAGCATTGAAAGCGGTAAAACAAAAGATGCAAATGCAGTTATTAAAAAGCTTGGTTTAAAAGATGCTTTAATTGTAAAAGATTTACTAGATGAAAAAACACTTCTTGCTTTTAGAAACTTAGCAAATTGCTATGTAGTTGATATTAGCGAAGTAAATGCTTATTTAGTATCTGTATTTAATGCTGTTATCATTGAAAAAGCAGCGCTTGAATCTATCGTAAAAGAGGGTTAAAATGGCAGATATTACTGATATAAAAACAATACTTTACACTGAAAAAAGCTTAAACCTTCAAGAGCAAGGTGTTGTAGTTATTCAAACTTCTCCAAAAATGACTAAAAATGGTCTAAAAGAAGTTTTAAGAGAATATTTTGGTGTAACTCCAGTAAGAATTAATTCTTTAAAAATGGATGGAAAAGTAAAGCGTTTTAGAGGTCGTGAAGGTCAAAGAAATAGCTTTAAAAAATTCTATGTTAAGCTACCAGAAGGTGTGAGCTTAGAAAGTTCGGAGGCATAAGATGGCAATTAAAACTTATAAACCATATACTCCAAGTAGAAGATACATCACAGGTGTAAGCTCTGATGATATCACAGCAAAAGCTAGTGTGCGTTCATTACTTGTCAAACTTCCAGCTCATGCAGGTCGTAACAATAATGGTAGAATCACAAGCCGTCATAAAGAAGCAGGTGCTAAAAAACTTTACAGAATTATAGATTTTAAAAGAAGAAAATTTGGTATTGAAGGTAAAGTTGAAGCAATCGAGTACGATCCATACAGAAATTGCCGTATTGCATTAATCTCTTATAGAGATGGTGAAAAAAGATACATCTTACAACCAAAAGGTTTAAGTGTTGGTGATGTTATTTGTGCTGCTGAAAGCGGACTTGACATTAAACCAGGTAATGCAATGAAATTAAGAAACATCCCAGTGGGTACTATCGTACACAATATCGAGTTAAAGCCAGGTAAAGGCGGTCAAATGATCCGTTCAGCAGGTGCTTATGCTCAATTAATGGGTAAAGAAGAAAAATACGTTATCTTAAGACTTGCAAGTGGTGAAATGAGACAAGTTTTAGCTGAATGTATGGCAAGTATAGGCGAAGTTGGTAATGAAGAATGGTCAAACGTGACTATTGGTAAAGCTGGTAGAAATCGCCATAGAGGTATTCGTCCTCAAACAAGAGGTTCTGCGATGAACCCAGTTGATCACCCGCACGGTGGGGGTGAAGGTAAGAAAAATTCAGGCCGTCATCCAGTTACTCCATGGGGTAAACCAACTAAAGGTGCTAAAACTCGCCGTAAAAAAGCTAGCGATAAGCTAATAATTTCAAGAAGAAAAGGAAAGTAAGATGGCTAGGTCACTAAAAAAAGGTCCTTTTGTTGATGACCATGTAATGAAAAAAGTCATCGCTGCTAAAAAAGCTAACGATGGTAAGCCAATTAAAACTTGGTCAAGACGCAGCACTATTATACCTGATATGATAGGTTTAACTTTTAATGTTCATAATGGAAAAAGCTTTATCCCAGTATATGTTACTGAAAATCATATCGGTTACAAATTAGGTGAATTTGCACCTACTAGAACATTCAAGGGTCACAAAGGCTCTGTTCAGAAAAAAATAGGTAAGTAAGGGAGATTTATGAGTAGAGCGTTAATTAAATTCATAAGATTATCTCCAACTAAAGCGAGATTGATTGCTAGAGAAGTTCAAGGTATGAATGCAGAGCTTGCATTAGCTAGTTTGAAATTTATGCCAAATAAAGGTGCTAAATTTATAGCAAATGCTATTTCAAGTGCTGTAGCAAATGGCGGATTTGAAGCAAATGAAGTTGTTGTTTCAAGTTGTCGTGTTGATGCTGGTGCGGTTTTAAAAAGATTTAGACCAAGAGCTAGAGGAAGTGCTAGTCGTATTAGAAAGCCAACTTCACACATTTTGGTAGAAGTTAGTAAAGTAGAAGCAAGTGCTGAAAAAACTACAAAAGCTAAAAAAGCATCAGTGAAAAAGGAAAGCTAATATGGGACAAAAAGTAAATCCGATTGGTTTAAGACTAGGAATTAATAGAAATTGGGAATCAAGATGGTTTCCTACAAAAGCTAATTTAGCAGAAAATATTGGTGAAGATTATAAAATCAGAACTTTCTTAAAAAGAAAACTTTATTATGCAGGAATTAGCCAAATTCTTGTAGAAAGAACAGCGAAAAAATTAAGAGTAACTGTTGTAGCTGCAAGACCAGGGATTATTATTGGTAAAAAAGGTAGTGATGTTGATATTTTAAGAAAAGAACTTCAAGATTTAATCAAAAAAGAAGTTAATATCAATATTAAAGAAGAAAGAAAAGCAGGTGCTTCAGCTCAGCTTGCAGCTGAAAGTGTTGCTACTCAACTTGAAAAAAGAATTGCTTTTAGAAGAGCAATGAAAAAAGTAATTCAAGGAGCGCAAAAAGCAGGTGCTAAAGGGATTAAAGTTTCAGTTTCAGGCCGTTTGGGTGGTGCTGAAATGGCAAGAACTGAATGGTACCTAGAAGGTCGTGTTCCACTTCACACTTTAAGAGCAAAAATCGATTATGGTTTTGCAGAAGCACACACTACTTATGGAAACATAGGTATTAAAGTATGGATC of Campylobacter lari contains these proteins:
- the rplV gene encoding 50S ribosomal protein L22, which translates into the protein MSRALIKFIRLSPTKARLIAREVQGMNAELALASLKFMPNKGAKFIANAISSAVANGGFEANEVVVSSCRVDAGAVLKRFRPRARGSASRIRKPTSHILVEVSKVEASAEKTTKAKKASVKKES
- the rplD gene encoding 50S ribosomal protein L4, which gives rise to MSKVTVLNDKFEKASELDLPAKYAEVNPHNLYLYVKSYLASLRANTAHTKGRSDVSGGGKKPWRQKGRGGARAGSTRTNVWVGGAVAFGPTNNRNYFQKVNKKQKRLALERALADKAQNNALFSVDSLSIESGKTKDANAVIKKLGLKDALIVKDLLDEKTLLAFRNLANCYVVDISEVNAYLVSVFNAVIIEKAALESIVKEG
- the rplC gene encoding 50S ribosomal protein L3; the protein is MEYIVEKIGMSRTISTPSIPVTLLKLVQTKVCEVENGKALVAYVKGKANNKCIAGQQKKYNLSAEYNRFASLEVANTEAGDIDLNPLKEASILKVSFNSKGRGYSGVVKRHGFAGGPASHGSRFHRRHGSIGNREWPGRVQPGMKMAGHYGNVKVTVKNEVVSFDEENGILVVKGAVPGFNGAMGKIRIAK
- the rpsC gene encoding 30S ribosomal protein S3, translating into MGQKVNPIGLRLGINRNWESRWFPTKANLAENIGEDYKIRTFLKRKLYYAGISQILVERTAKKLRVTVVAARPGIIIGKKGSDVDILRKELQDLIKKEVNINIKEERKAGASAQLAAESVATQLEKRIAFRRAMKKVIQGAQKAGAKGIKVSVSGRLGGAEMARTEWYLEGRVPLHTLRAKIDYGFAEAHTTYGNIGIKVWIFKGEVLQKGVQPEKTEENAPAKKTRRARRGK
- the rpsJ gene encoding 30S ribosomal protein S10; translated protein: MERIRLKLKAYDHRVLDRTVAAIVEAVKRTGADIRGPVPMPTKIKRYTVLKSPHINKDSREQFEMRIHARMLDIVAATPDTVDSLTKLDLAPEVNVEVRAMGK
- a CDS encoding 50S ribosomal protein L23; the protein is MADITDIKTILYTEKSLNLQEQGVVVIQTSPKMTKNGLKEVLREYFGVTPVRINSLKMDGKVKRFRGREGQRNSFKKFYVKLPEGVSLESSEA
- a CDS encoding ATP-binding protein, translating into MKSLQFFYDNYPKFQKFDERKIQIQTHKNIIIKGGFASGKKNLILNFLSLYKAENILFIDCDDLKFQASALINLNSFLTYNPQIKFLALCNFTHDFDFASLKHLNLQIILSVCDSNFCLDQFEELHLDYLDFEEFLSLNKKYADTKTMVSYFLHTGRNVILNHNFNTNSSYLKSFYSPLELTILKQIALELGGEFSVNELLKTLKNNIKISKDTLYKSIEKLESNYTLYFVKNLEKNLKKVYFWDFSLKNSLSIQKDFSALFENLILSELFKFKQEIFYTKHFDFYLPSLKNAFLCSPFKDKDLLSLKVKKILSKNQLALSTIYIITLSQRDEFFIEGVRVMILPFDEWALGN
- a CDS encoding glucosaminidase domain-containing protein, encoding MKLIIILLSSILFLKAEFIAGFDEQYYALSVKEKREVFIKKISALLDVSFKEIENEKEFVNIFFREALKSNFRKLNSNAVQKLWSLKEKYRVKNLYDHKEYQMRIQKVPKSLAIAQAIIESATGTSRFAKEANNLFGEWTWGEKGLVPKERGEGKTHKIRIFDNLQESVDSYLLNLNRHDAYKEFRAWRWNTISENKKLDGKEAASHLEKYSEIKSNYTKLIISIIEQHNLDELD
- the rpsS gene encoding 30S ribosomal protein S19 translates to MARSLKKGPFVDDHVMKKVIAAKKANDGKPIKTWSRRSTIIPDMIGLTFNVHNGKSFIPVYVTENHIGYKLGEFAPTRTFKGHKGSVQKKIGK
- the rplB gene encoding 50S ribosomal protein L2 — its product is MAIKTYKPYTPSRRYITGVSSDDITAKASVRSLLVKLPAHAGRNNNGRITSRHKEAGAKKLYRIIDFKRRKFGIEGKVEAIEYDPYRNCRIALISYRDGEKRYILQPKGLSVGDVICAAESGLDIKPGNAMKLRNIPVGTIVHNIELKPGKGGQMIRSAGAYAQLMGKEEKYVILRLASGEMRQVLAECMASIGEVGNEEWSNVTIGKAGRNRHRGIRPQTRGSAMNPVDHPHGGGEGKKNSGRHPVTPWGKPTKGAKTRRKKASDKLIISRRKGK